CATTAAAAATTGCAAACCAAAATATCAGTAAGAACAGATTTATTAAGAAGTATGAAGTATCGCCTGACAGTATTCCAGTGAGTGTCGAAATTAATTTAGACTACCATTTTACAAAGACAAATCCCCATCTTATAATAAGGAGAAACGAGCCAAGTGCTATTTATATTGACATCTATGCAAAGGGCGAAAATAAATTTGAAAAAGTAATTTCACACGAACAGTGGACTATGACCTATGTAAACGACACAATTCGGGACATTAACGGTGACGGACTAAATGACTTAGTAGTTAATTGGTATGGCTCGTCAGGTTGCTGTTTAAAAGCATTCAGTAATGTTTATCTTTTGCGAAAAGACAAAAAAGCATTTTCAGAGAACTTTGAATTTATAAATCCAACTTTTTCACCAAATGAGAAAATAATAAGAGGCGTTTGTTATGGACATCCGGGCGAAACAGAGATGTATAAATA
The nucleotide sequence above comes from Flavobacterium magnum. Encoded proteins:
- a CDS encoding XAC2610-related protein, whose translation is MKTTLHILTIGILITLFSCGQTNDKRNIPLVTTNSLQTSNDKKEKERLEKRRAIEKQDNADSLRLDKVLQDALKIANQNISKNRFIKKYEVSPDSIPVSVEINLDYHFTKTNPHLIIRRNEPSAIYIDIYAKGENKFEKVISHEQWTMTYVNDTIRDINGDGLNDLVVNWYGSSGCCLKAFSNVYLLRKDKKAFSENFEFINPTFSPNEKIIRGVCYGHPGETEMYKYKWNGEKVDTLEYVSYERNERGKTGKVIISADRPYGDEFKTLKLLNSVPTEYKKIEGYDWFTGSGYE